A region from the Sparus aurata unplaced genomic scaffold, fSpaAur1.1, whole genome shotgun sequence genome encodes:
- the LOC115578143 gene encoding uncharacterized protein LOC115578143, giving the protein METSLDDSDVTDYSDCDYVPDSEAGSSSEPDEDTPLYPVAKKPLPSLRYPILSPSKQDIDSGSPEKRDNAVSPKKRNVIAQRKRKISSPSPLKSNSNTPEKSRIQQICGSIRVLPPSNSKTRRVYNKRNYCLFCLQPSSKISRHLEAAHGDEAEVALAFQHPKNSKERRKKLDILRRRGNFAHNAKVVREGAGELQACYRPRECRRASEFIHCFHCQGLYAKKTLWKHMKICPAKKETSDESSSGKSRVRSKCALKTAIVREISEGLKNVISSMTYDEVTQLIQNDKLLLQFGQHLFDLNGSRKNRHDYIRQRLRELGRLLLVAKKNTPIRKAEELIYPVNFNHVISAVKELAGYNTENNTFRTPSLALKIGNSLGIICELVEADNLSVVDRDWSLVEFAREFKTIKQFRWKGLITRGATTSLRESKWNAPQIIPLTEDVKLLDSHMENVKVAAERMLSLCPSAKNYATLAKVTLAQLIIFNRRREGEVSRMELATFKARRKSELNEDMALCLTPLENKMCDFFTRVEIRGKRGRGVPVLLKPSMVSAMELLADTRELCGVSKENIYMFARPGASSAYRGGECIQMFARESGAKHPEVLTSTRLRKHIATMSQVLNLPENEADQFADYLGHDIRVHRQYYRLPQGTLQLAKMSKLLLAVEKGTLSQYKGQTLDDIEIDPEEKVDSSQDQDVSSDEDESVESSTEATGEDDQEPPDATPLLPTTAFSSTPPSALRNQDNRGNSKRKWEDTEVRAVERHMMRFIHTCKVPQKMDCVRCINAEPYALKDRNWTGVKNYVRNRITALKRQACSKNSR; this is encoded by the exons ATGGAAACATCCCTTGATGACTCCGATGTCACTGACTATAGTGATTGTGACTATGTCCCAGACTCTGAAGCAGGAAGTTCCTCTGAGCCTGATGAAGACACACCACTGTATCCAGTTGCGAAAAAGCCCCTGCCGTCTCTGCGCTATCCAATTTTATCTCCATCAAAACAAGATATTGATTCAGGAAGCCCAGAAAAAAGAGACAATGCAGTCAGCCCTAAGAAGAGGAACGTGATCGCtcaaaggaagagaaagatctcaTCCCCCAGTCCGCTAAAGAGCAACTCAAACACTCCTGAGAAAAGCAGAATCCAACAAATTTGTGGCTCAATTAGAGTATTGCCCCCCTCAAATTCAAAAACTCGTCGAGTGTACAACAAGAGGAACTACTGTCTCTTTTGCCTCCAGCCCTCATCAAAAATTTCACGACACCTCGAAGCTGCACATGGGGATGAAGCGGAGGTTGCCCTAGCCTTTCAGCATCCAAAGAATTCCAAAGAGAGACGCAAAAAGTTGGACATTCTTAGAAGACGTGGAAACTTTGCCCACAATGCCAAAGTTGTGAGGGAGGGAGCTGGAGAGCTCCAGGCCTGCTACAGACCACGAGAGTGTAGACGTGCCTCTGaatttattcattgttttcattgtcaaGGACTTTATGCCAAGAAAACACTGTGGAAGCACATGAAAATCTGCCCAGCGAAGAAAGAAACTAGTGATGAATCCAGCAGTGGGAAGAGTCGAGTTCGATCCAAATGTGCCCTTAAAACTGCCATTGTGCGTGAGATTAGTGAGGGCTTGAAGAATGTGATTTCCTCCATGACCTATGATGAGGTCACTCAGCTGATTCAAAATGACAAACTTCTCTTGCAGTTTGGACAACACCTTTTTGATCTGAATGGGTCAAGAAAGAACAGACATGACTACATAAGGCAAAGACTTAGAGAACTTGGACGACTATTACTTGTGGCTAAGAAGAATACTCCCATCCGGAAGGCAGAGGAACTCATCTATCCTGTAAACTTCAATCATGTGATATCTGCAGTGAAAGAGTTGGCTGGGTacaacacagagaacaacaCATTCCGCACACCTTCCTTAGCCCTCAAAATTGGTAACAGCCTGGGTATAATCTGTGAGCTTGTGGAGGCTGATAATTTGTCCGTAGTTGACAGAGACTGGAGCCTTGTAGAATTTGCTCGAGAATTCAAGACCATTAAACAATTCAGATGGAAGGGATTGATTACCAGAGGAGCAACAACCTCTCTGAGAGAGTCAAAGTGGAATGCACCACAGATAATACCTCTCACTGAAGATGTCAAACTTTTGGACTCTCACATGGAGAATGTTAAAGTTGCTGCTGAAAGAATGCTGAGCCTGTGTCCCTCTGCAAAGAACTATGCAACGCTTGCCAAAGTGACACTTGCTCAGCTGATCATTTtcaacagaagaagagaaggagaggtgtCAAGAATGGAGTTGGCCACTTTCAAAGCAAGGAGAAAGTCAGAACTCAATGAGGACATGGCCCTATGTCTTACCCCACTTGAGAACAAGATGTGTGATTTCTTCACCAGAGTAGAAATCAGGGGGAAACGAGGAAGAGGAGTCCCTGTGCTCCTAAAACCATCAATGGTGTCAGCTATGGAGCTTCTAGCTGACACTCGTGAACTGTGTGGAGTCTCCAAAGAGAACATCTACATGTTTGCTAGACCAGGAGCATCATCAGCTTACAGAGGGGGAGAATGCATTCAGATGTTTGCAAGGGAGAGTGGTGCCAAACATCCCGAGGTCTTAACCTCAACAAGACTCCGGAAGCACATAGCAACTATGTCTCAAGTTCTTAATCTTCCAGAAAATGAAGCAGACCAATTTGCTGACTACCTGGGTCATGACATTCGTGTGCACAGGCAGTATTACCGCCTTCCGCAGGGAACACTTCAGCTTGCCAAAATGAGCAAACTGCTTTTGGCAGTGGAGAAGGGGACTCTATCACAGTATAAAGGTCAAACCCTTGATGACATTGAGATTGACCCTGAAG AAAAAGTTGATTCCTCACAAGATCAGGACGTGTCAAGTGATGAGGATGAGTCTGTTGAGTCGTCTACTGAGGCAACAGGTGAAGACGACCAGGAGCCACCAGACGCTACACCTTTACTTCCGACCACTGCTTTCAGTTCCACTCCTCCCAGTGCTCTTCGCAATCAAG ACAACAGAGGTAACTCCAAACGTAAGTGGGAAGACACTGAGGTGCGTGCAGTTGAAAGACACATGATGCGCTTCATCCACACATGCAAGGTGCCTCAAAAGATGGACTGCGTTCGCTGTATCAATGCAGAACCTTATGCACTCAAAGACCGAAACTGGACTGGAGTGAAAAATTACGTCAGAAATCGGATCActgccttaaagagacaggcttGTTCTAAGAACTCACGATAG
- the LOC115578144 gene encoding histone-lysine N-methyltransferase ash1-like — protein MAGNEVIMERSVRRRRVRPQQDAEQHIKLKTDKAGLTEHFISPYKGRGVLAVEVFNQGDFVLEYRGKLFKQDGLLTKNYNDTEAVFLFDFKWKGGCWCLDASVEDKSLGRLVNDDHIKPNCKIKAIDVGGMPHLCLFALRDIAPGEEITYNYGDSDWPWRRQQKMAPDVSGQLIPDVSEQLAPEVSEQLIPEVSEQLAPEVSEQLIPDVRDRPQQQLAPDVSQLIVEESDRPQQQLAPDVSQPIVEESDRPQQQLAPDVSQPIVEESDRPQQQLAPDVSQLIVEESDRLQQQLAPDVSQLIVEESDRLQVGASL, from the exons ATGGCTGGCAATGAAGTGATAATGGAGAGATCTGTGAGGAGAAGACGGGTCCGTCCTCAACAGGATGCCGAACAACACATTAAACTGAAAACTGACAAGGCTGGTCTCACAGAGCATTTTATCAGCCCATACAAAG gTCGAGGTGTGCTTGCTGTGGAGGTTTTCAACCAAGGAGATTTTGTGCTTGAATACCGTGGTAAACTTTTCAAACAAGATGGTCTTCTTACAAAGAACTACAATGACACAGAAGCAGTATTCCTGTTTGACTTCAAATGGAAAGGGGGATGTTGGTG TCTTGATGCATCTGTTGAAGACAAGTCACTGGGAAGGCTTGTGAACGACGACCACATCAAGCCTAACTGCAAGATAAAAGCTATTGATGTTGGTGGGATGCCACATCTTTGCCTGTTTGCCCTAAGAGACATCGCCCCAGGTGAAGAAATAACTTACAATTACGGGGATTCAGACTGGCCTTGGCGCAGACAG CAGAAAATGGCACCTGATGTTAGCGGACAGCTGATACCTGATGTCAGCGAGCAGCTGGCACCTGAAGTGAGCGAGCAGCTGATACCTGAAGTGAGCGAGCAGCTGGCACCTGAGGTGAGCGAGCAGCTGATACCTGATGTCAGGGACAGACCTCAG cagcaATTGGCACCTGATGTTAGCCAGCTGATTGTGGAAGAAAGCGACAGACCTCAG cagcaATTGGCACCTGATGTTAGCCAGCCGATTGTGGAAGAAAGCGACAGACCTCAG cagcaATTGGCACCTGATGTTAGCCAGCCGATTGTGGAAGAAAGCGACAGACCTCAG cagcaATTGGCACCTGATGTTAGCCAGCTGATTGTGGAAGAAAGTGACAGACTTCAG cagcaATTGGCACCTGATGTTAGCCAGCTGATTGTGGAAGAAAGTGACAGACTTCAGGTAGGGGCCAGTTTATAA